A genomic region of Dioscorea cayenensis subsp. rotundata cultivar TDr96_F1 chromosome 25, TDr96_F1_v2_PseudoChromosome.rev07_lg8_w22 25.fasta, whole genome shotgun sequence contains the following coding sequences:
- the LOC120253020 gene encoding vesicle-associated membrane protein 727 has translation MGDKQPLIYSFVAKGSVVLAEHTPYSGNFSTIAIQTLQKLPANSKKFTFSCDGHTFNYLVDKGFVFLVVADEVSGRSVPFVFLERVRDDFMQRYGASIDAAGSHPLDDDDDDDLFDDRFGIAYQLDREFGPRLKEHMQYCVSHPEEMSKLSKLKAQITEVKGIMMDNIEKALDRGEKIELLVDKTENLQFQADSFQRQGRQLRRKMWLQNLQFKLMVTGAAILVLLIMWLMACKGFKC, from the exons ATGGGTGATAAGCAGCCATTGATTTACAGCTTCGTGGCAAAGGGCAGTGTGGTGCTTGCTGAGCACACGCCCTACTCTGGAAATTTCAGTACCATTGCAATCCAAACCTTGCAGAAGCTACCAGCAAATAGTAAAAAGTTTACTTTTTCATGTGATGGCCACACTTTCAATTATCTTGTGGATAAGGGATTCG TGTTCCTTGTTGTGGCTGATGAGGTAAGTGGGAGGAGTGTCCCGTTTGTGTTCCTAGAGCGAGTGCGAGATGATTTCATGCAGCGGTATGGAGCAAGCATTGATGCTGCAGGATCTCACCcacttgatgatgatgacgatgatgatttGTTTGATGATAGATTTGGCATTGCTTACCAGCTTGATAGAGAATTCGG GCCAAGGCTCAAAGAACACATGCAGTACTGTGTTAGTCATCCTGAAGAAATGAGTAAGCTGTCTAAGTTGAAGGCTCAAATTACAGAGGTCAAGggaataatgatggacaacattgAGAAG GCTCTTGATCGAGGTGAGAAGATTGAACTTCTGGTTGACAAGACTGAAAACCTGCAGTTTCAG GCAGACAGCTTCCAGAGGCAAGGGAGGCAACTTCGTCGGAAAATGTGGCTTCAAAACCTGCAATTTAAACTGATGGTGACCGGGGCTGCCATTCTGGTTTTACTTATCATGTGGTTGATGGCCTGCAAAGGTTTCAAGTGTTGA
- the LOC120252978 gene encoding small nuclear ribonucleoprotein Sm D2-like → MSMEEDANDGKKEEEEFNTGPLSVLMMSVKNNTQVLINCRNNKKLLGRVRAFDRHCNMVLENVREMWTEVPKTGKGKKKALPVNKDRFISKMFLRGDSVIIVLRNPK, encoded by the exons ATGTCGATGGAAGAAGATGCTAAT GATGgaaagaaagaggaagaagagttCAACACAGGTCCACTCTCTGTTCTGATGATGAGTGTTAAAAACAATACTCAG GTGCTGATCAACTGCCGAAACAACAAGAAGCTTTTGGGACGTGTTAGAGCCTTCGATCGTCATTGTAACATGGTTCTGGAAAATGTCAGGGAGATGTGGACTGAG GTTCCTAAAACAGGCAAGGGCAAGAAGAAAGCACTCCCAGTGAACAAGGATAGATTCATCAGCAAAATGTTCCTCCGAGGAGATTCAGTTATCATTGTTCTCAGGAATCCCAAGTGA
- the LOC120252918 gene encoding heme-binding-like protein At3g10130, chloroplastic, producing the protein MALLLNSSCFFAKPSIFESKGHRNPTAVFASAAERGGVASRRNQSGLETRISLVMALVSQTSSLSRRLLSELAAETAKYAFPKRFEARNLEEAFMAVPDLETIKFRVLKRTEQYEIRETEPYFVAETTMPGKSGFDFNGASQSFNVLAAYLFGKNTGSEKMEMTTPVVTRKVQSDGEKMEMTTPVITKQSDDQGSWQMSFVMPSKYGANLPLPKDSSVRIKEVPRKIVAVTAFSGLVTDHDVKIREAKLHEAIKNDTQFQLKEGALVEIAQFNPPFTLPFTRRNEIALEVERKIK; encoded by the exons atggcACTACTCTTGAACTCGAGTTGCTTCTTCGCGAAACCTTCGATTTTTGAATCCAAAGGGCACCGGAATCCAACGGCGGTCTTCGCGTCAGCGGCGGAGAGAGGTGGCGTTGCTTCCCGGAGGAATCAATCAGGATTGGAGACTCGCATCTCCCTTGTTATGGCACTGGTTTCTCAGACCTCTTCGCTCTCTCGGCGAT TGTTGAGTGAATTGGCAGCAGAGACTGCGAAATATGCATTTCCGAAGAGATTTGAAGCTCGAAATCTGGAGGAGGCGTTCATGGCTG TTCCCGATCTGGAAACAATCAAATTTCGCGTTTTGAAGCGAACCGAGCAATACGAGATCAGAGAAACCGAG ccTTACTTTGTAGCTGAGACAACAATGCCTGGAAAGAGTGGATTTGATTTCAATGGTGCATCTCAGTCATTCAATGTTTTGGCTGCTTACCTATTTGGTAAG AATACTGGTAGTGAAAAAATGGAAATGACAACACCTGTGGTTACTCGAAAGGTTCAGTCTGATGGAGAGAAAATGGAAATGACAACACCTGTGATAACAAAACAA TCTGATGATCAAGGTAGCTGGCAAATGTCATTTGTCATGCCTTCCAAATATGGTGCTAATCTGCCATTACCAAAAGACTCCTCCGTAAGAATCAAGGAAGTGCCTCGAAAAATTGTTGCAGTAACAGCCTTCTCAG GTTTAGTTACAGATCATGATGTAAAGATCAGAGAAGCCAAATTACATGAAGCTATCAAGAACGACACGCAATTTCAACTGAAAGAAGGTGCGCTAGTAGAAATTGCACAG TTCAATCCACCCTTTACCCTTCCATTTACTCGCCGGAATGAAATCGCACTCGAAGTTGAGAGGAAAATCAAATAG
- the LOC120252915 gene encoding uncharacterized protein LOC120252915 produces MPQVDLETLVCGGDGRVACETVVAAEPPDPVPDDPDLPAESFEVRIGDEIDWVDLNAVYDRDDSTKGNTNPKSQHSSSAPTCDRRRSNSQRFSGNLKPKAPIIGLPNKLQYSGYLGRSTRRAPNSRIFPKKGRKGSMPEHEPGSPKVSCIGKVLSEREKERRRIRRRESREERPGGGKGFWASLLCCFSADRGTAVECIEEESPVPSGNIPEPARRSSAANAADAPSLGAMKRFSSGRRAASWGGDEEEHVALSGPFSGRRSVGSLEDASAR; encoded by the coding sequence ATGCCACAAGTGGACCTCGAAACCCTAGTGTGCGGCGGTGACGGCCGTGTCGCCTGCGAGACGGTGGTCGCCGCCGAGCCGCCTGATCCGGTGCCGGACGACCCGGATCTCCCGGCGGAGTCCTTTGAGGTGCGGATCGGGGACGAGATCGATTGGGTCGATCTCAACGCAGTCTACGATCGCGATGATTCCACCAAAGGGAACACCAACCCTAAGTCCCAGCATTCTAGCTCGGCGCCCACCTGTGATCGCCGGCGATCTAACTCGCAGCGCTTCTCCGGTAATCTTAAGCCCAAGGCTCCCATCATTGGCCTCCCCAACAAGCTACAGTACTCCGGTTATCTCGGCCGCAGCACCCGCCGCGCTCCCAATAGCCGGATCTTCCCCAAAAAGGGCAGGAAGGGCTCTATGCCGGAGCACGAGCCGGGATCTCCGAAGGTCTCGTGCATCGGCAAGGTGTTGTCGGAGAGAGAGAAGGAACGGCGCCGGATCAGGCGGCGGGAGTCTCGTGAAGAGCGGCCTGGTGGTGGGAAGGGGTTCTGGGCTTCGCTTCTCTGCTGCTTCTCGGCAGATCGGGGTACGGCCGTGGAGTGCATCGAGGAGGAATCTCCGGTGCCGTCAGGGAATATCCCGGAGCCGGCGAGAAGATCCTCGGCTGCGAATGCGGCGGATGCGCCGAGCTTAGGAGCGATGAAACGGTTCTCATCAGGGCGAAGAGCGGCGTCATGGGGTGGTGACGAAGAAGAACACGTGGCTCTATCTGGGCCGTTCAGTGGCCGGCGATCGGTGGGATCCCTGGAAGACGCTAGTGCACGATAA